The proteins below come from a single Gammaproteobacteria bacterium genomic window:
- the atpD gene encoding F0F1 ATP synthase subunit beta, whose amino-acid sequence MSAIAATQPSTATGKGTIVQVIGAVVDVEFPRDSIPKVYDALKLDDRHLTLEVQQQLGDGIVRCIAMGSSEGLRRGLAVTNTGEPISVPVGAPTLGRIMDVLGESIDGKGPINADERWPIHREAPSYEEQAPTTELLETGIKVIDLIMPIAKGGKVGLFGGAGVGKTVTLLELINNIAKEHGGYSVFAGVGERTREGNDFYHEMTEAGVLDKVALVFGQMNEPPGNRLRVALTGLTMAEYFRDEGRDVLMFIDNIYRYTLAGTEVSALLGRMPSAVGYQPTLAEEMGVLQERITSTKKGSITSFQAVYVPADDLTDPSPATTFAHLDATLVLSRQIAELGIYPAVDPLDSTSRLLDPNVIGQEHYDTARGAQAVLQRYKELQDIIAILGMDELSEDDKLTVQRARKIQRFLSQPFSVAETFTGQPGKYVPLKDTIRGFKAIVEGEYDHLPEQAFYMVGTIEEAEERAKTLA is encoded by the coding sequence ATGAGCGCTATTGCGGCAACCCAGCCCAGCACGGCAACCGGAAAGGGCACGATCGTTCAGGTGATCGGCGCCGTCGTCGACGTCGAATTCCCGCGCGACTCGATCCCGAAGGTCTACGATGCGCTGAAGCTCGACGACCGCCACCTGACGCTCGAGGTCCAGCAGCAGCTCGGCGACGGCATCGTCCGCTGCATCGCGATGGGCTCGAGCGAGGGGCTGCGCCGCGGGCTCGCCGTGACCAATACCGGCGAGCCGATCTCGGTGCCGGTCGGCGCGCCGACGCTCGGCCGCATCATGGACGTGCTCGGCGAGTCGATCGACGGCAAGGGTCCGATCAACGCCGACGAGCGCTGGCCGATCCACCGCGAGGCGCCGAGCTACGAGGAGCAGGCGCCGACGACCGAGCTGCTCGAGACCGGCATCAAGGTCATCGACCTGATCATGCCGATCGCGAAGGGCGGCAAGGTCGGCCTCTTCGGCGGCGCCGGCGTCGGCAAGACCGTCACGCTGCTCGAGCTGATCAACAACATCGCGAAGGAGCACGGCGGCTACTCGGTGTTCGCGGGCGTCGGCGAGCGCACGCGCGAGGGCAACGACTTCTATCACGAGATGACGGAGGCGGGCGTCCTCGACAAGGTCGCGCTCGTGTTCGGCCAGATGAACGAGCCGCCGGGCAATCGGCTCCGCGTCGCGCTCACGGGCCTCACGATGGCGGAGTACTTCCGCGACGAGGGCCGCGACGTGCTGATGTTCATCGACAACATCTATCGTTACACCCTCGCCGGCACGGAGGTCTCGGCGCTTCTCGGCCGCATGCCGTCCGCCGTCGGCTATCAGCCGACCTTGGCCGAGGAGATGGGCGTGCTGCAGGAGCGCATCACGTCCACGAAGAAGGGCTCGATCACGTCGTTCCAGGCTGTGTACGTGCCCGCCGACGACCTGACCGACCCGTCGCCGGCGACGACGTTCGCGCACCTCGACGCGACGCTCGTGCTGTCGCGGCAGATCGCCGAGCTTGGCATTTATCCGGCCGTGGATCCGCTCGACTCCACGAGCCGTCTCCTCGACCCGAACGTGATCGGACAAGAGCACTACGATACGGCGCGCGGCGCGCAGGCCGTGCTGCAGCGCTACAAGGAGCTTCAGGACATCATCGCGATCCTCGGCATGGACGAGCTTTCCGAGGACGACAAGCTCACCGTGCAGCGCGCGCGTAAGATCCAGCGCTTCCTGTCGCAGCCGTTCTCGGTCGCCGAGACCTTCACCGGCCAGCCCGGCAAGTACGTGCCGCTCAAGGATACGATCCGCGGCTTCAAGGCGATCGTCGAAGGCGAGTACGATCATCTGCCGGAGCAGGCCTTCTACATGGTCGGCACGATCGAGGAAGCCGAGGAGCGCGCGAAGACGCTGGCGTAG
- a CDS encoding F0F1 ATP synthase subunit epsilon, whose protein sequence is MTIHVDIVSAEGAIYSGEARMVFAPAKMGDVGIAPRHAPLLTDLRPGEVRVQTGEGEEKFFYVTGGVLEVQPHLVTVLADSALRAEDLDEAAALEARERARQALEGRTGEIDLEQAQREMVEAEARYRAAQKLKGKRSS, encoded by the coding sequence ATGACCATTCACGTCGACATCGTCAGCGCCGAGGGCGCGATCTACTCCGGGGAGGCGCGAATGGTCTTCGCGCCGGCCAAGATGGGCGACGTCGGGATCGCACCCCGGCATGCGCCGCTGTTGACGGACTTGAGGCCGGGCGAGGTGCGCGTGCAGACCGGCGAAGGCGAGGAGAAATTCTTCTACGTCACCGGCGGCGTGCTCGAGGTGCAGCCGCATCTCGTGACCGTCCTCGCCGACAGCGCCCTTCGGGCCGAGGACCTCGACGAGGCCGCGGCGCTCGAGGCCCGGGAGCGGGCGCGGCAGGCGCTCGAGGGCCGCACGGGCGAGATCGACCTCGAGCAGGCGCAGCGCGAGATGGTCGAAGCCGAGGCCCGCTACCGCGCCGCGCAGAAGCTGAAGGGCAAGCGCTCGAGCTGA
- the glmU gene encoding bifunctional UDP-N-acetylglucosamine diphosphorylase/glucosamine-1-phosphate N-acetyltransferase GlmU — MPVSVIVLAAGQGKRMYSDVPKVLQPLAGRPLLAHVLDTARALGPAAIYVVYGHGGEQVREAFADADLRWCLQAEQLGTGHAAAQALPAVPDDHVVLVLCGDVPLVGVATLNRLDAALREGVGLAFLTAQVEDPSGYGRVLRDPEGRVVRIVEEAEAAGGERDVREINTGLLAAGAADLRRWLAGVGNHNTQREYYLTDVVAAAVAEGRTVAGIPVEEAAEVLGVNDKAQLAAAERAIQRRIARALLEQGATIADPDRIDVRGTLEVGRDVFIDVGAVFEGRVRLGDGARIGAYSVIVDATIGAGSLVHPHTVVQGLETGARCEIGPFARIRPGTSFADRVKIGNFVEVKNSRADQGTKVNHLTYIGDTTLGSAVNVGAGTITCNYDGAAKHRTVIGDRAFIGSGVMLVAPVCVGEDATIGAGSTITKDAPPGELTLARSQQVTVQGWKRPRKKDPHAEKEAESEKNGRRD, encoded by the coding sequence TTGCCGGTATCCGTCATCGTCCTGGCCGCGGGCCAGGGCAAGCGCATGTATTCGGACGTGCCGAAGGTGCTGCAGCCGCTCGCCGGCCGGCCCCTCCTCGCGCACGTGCTCGACACCGCGCGGGCTCTCGGCCCCGCGGCGATCTACGTCGTTTACGGCCACGGCGGCGAGCAGGTCCGCGAGGCCTTCGCGGATGCGGACCTCCGCTGGTGTCTCCAGGCGGAGCAGCTCGGCACCGGCCACGCGGCCGCGCAGGCCCTGCCCGCGGTCCCCGACGATCACGTCGTGCTCGTGCTGTGCGGCGACGTCCCGCTCGTCGGCGTGGCGACCTTGAACCGGCTCGATGCGGCCCTTCGCGAAGGCGTGGGGCTGGCCTTCTTGACCGCGCAGGTCGAGGATCCCTCCGGCTACGGCCGAGTGCTGCGTGATCCGGAAGGCCGGGTCGTGCGGATCGTCGAGGAAGCGGAAGCCGCAGGCGGCGAGCGCGACGTACGGGAAATCAACACCGGCCTGCTCGCGGCAGGCGCCGCGGACCTGCGCCGATGGCTTGCCGGTGTCGGCAACCACAACACGCAGCGCGAGTACTACCTGACCGACGTCGTCGCCGCGGCCGTCGCCGAAGGCCGGACCGTCGCCGGCATCCCGGTCGAGGAGGCCGCGGAGGTCCTCGGCGTGAACGACAAAGCGCAGCTCGCGGCCGCCGAGCGCGCGATCCAGCGCCGCATTGCGCGTGCGCTCCTCGAGCAAGGCGCGACGATCGCCGATCCCGACCGGATCGACGTGCGCGGCACGCTCGAGGTCGGGCGCGACGTGTTCATCGACGTCGGCGCCGTGTTCGAAGGGCGGGTGCGGCTCGGGGACGGCGCCCGCATCGGCGCCTACAGCGTGATTGTCGACGCGACGATCGGCGCGGGATCGCTCGTCCATCCGCACACCGTCGTGCAGGGGCTCGAAACGGGCGCGCGTTGCGAGATCGGACCGTTCGCCCGCATCCGGCCCGGCACGTCGTTCGCGGATCGCGTGAAGATCGGGAATTTCGTCGAGGTGAAGAACAGCCGCGCCGATCAGGGGACGAAGGTCAATCATTTGACCTACATCGGGGACACGACGCTCGGCAGCGCCGTCAACGTCGGCGCCGGAACGATCACCTGCAACTACGACGGCGCCGCAAAGCACCGCACCGTGATCGGCGATCGCGCGTTCATCGGCTCGGGCGTCATGCTCGTCGCGCCGGTCTGCGTCGGCGAGGACGCGACGATCGGCGCCGGCTCTACGATCACGAAGGACGCCCCGCCGGGCGAGCTCACGCTCGCACGCTCGCAGCAGGTCACCGTGCAGGGGTGGAAGCGTCCCCGCAAGAAGGATCCGCACGCGGAGAAGGAAGCGGAAAGCGAGAAGAACGGCCGCCGCGATTGA